From a region of the Bradyrhizobium manausense genome:
- a CDS encoding enoyl-CoA hydratase, translated as MTEHVRVENNKGILTITLARPDKKNALTDAMYGKLADTIESAEFDPSARVILIRGEGDMFTAGNDVGEFAAVASGKSEGSRNVGRFIQSLARCTRPLVAAVQGRAVGVGTTMLLHCDLVILADNTLLSTPFVSLALVPEAASSLLMPARIGYARAYEMFALGETVAARAALEWGLANRVVPLDKLDAEALALAQRLARQPAGALTATKKLMRNGEALVAQMQAEGEQFAQRLRTAEAREAFTAFAERRPPDFTKVS; from the coding sequence ATGACCGAGCATGTGCGAGTTGAGAACAACAAGGGAATCCTCACGATCACGCTGGCGCGTCCCGACAAGAAGAACGCGCTGACGGACGCGATGTACGGCAAGCTCGCCGACACCATCGAATCCGCCGAGTTCGACCCGTCGGCGCGTGTGATCCTGATCCGGGGCGAGGGCGACATGTTCACCGCCGGCAACGATGTCGGCGAGTTTGCCGCCGTGGCCAGCGGCAAGTCCGAAGGCAGCCGCAATGTCGGCCGCTTCATCCAGTCGCTGGCGCGCTGCACGCGTCCGCTGGTTGCGGCGGTGCAGGGCCGCGCGGTGGGTGTCGGCACAACGATGCTGCTCCATTGCGATCTCGTCATCCTCGCTGACAACACCCTGCTGTCGACGCCCTTCGTCAGTCTCGCGCTGGTGCCGGAGGCCGCGTCGAGCCTCCTGATGCCGGCGCGCATCGGTTATGCGCGCGCCTACGAGATGTTTGCGCTCGGCGAGACCGTGGCGGCCAGGGCCGCGCTGGAATGGGGCTTGGCGAACCGCGTGGTGCCGCTCGACAAGCTCGATGCCGAGGCGCTCGCGCTCGCTCAGCGTCTCGCCCGACAGCCGGCAGGCGCGCTCACCGCGACCAAGAAACTGATGCGCAACGGCGAGGCGCTGGTTGCTCAGATGCAGGCCGAAGGCGAGCAGTTCGCGCAGCGCCTGCGCACCGCCGAGGCGCGCGAAGCGTTCACGGCGTTCGCCGAGCGGCGTCCGCCGGATTTCACGAAAGTTTCGTGA
- a CDS encoding MarR family winged helix-turn-helix transcriptional regulator — protein sequence MRNKLGAARHHRLIYLLNVAQRRLQRWMAAQPQNEVTPAQAGLLFILGKRDGVLMGEAGGALDMGPAGISGLVDRSAAAKLVERRADREDGRAWRVWLTPKGRAVLAQAKTDAAAVNAALTEGFTAAEIDVVARWLTSIQDKFPRDPEE from the coding sequence GCGCGGCGAGGCATCACCGGCTGATCTACCTGCTCAACGTCGCACAACGCCGCTTGCAGCGCTGGATGGCCGCGCAGCCCCAGAATGAGGTCACGCCGGCGCAGGCGGGGCTGTTGTTCATCCTCGGCAAGCGAGACGGCGTCCTGATGGGTGAGGCGGGCGGGGCGCTCGACATGGGGCCGGCCGGCATTTCGGGACTCGTCGATCGCAGCGCCGCGGCAAAACTGGTCGAGCGGCGGGCCGATCGTGAGGACGGTCGCGCCTGGCGGGTGTGGCTGACGCCAAAGGGCCGCGCTGTGCTGGCGCAGGCGAAGACCGACGCGGCGGCGGTCAATGCAGCGCTGACCGAGGGATTTACGGCAGCGGAGATCGACGTCGTCGCGCGCTGGCTGACGAGCATTCAGGACAAGTTTCCAAGGGATCCAGAGGAATAG